The following proteins come from a genomic window of Alosa sapidissima isolate fAloSap1 chromosome 22, fAloSap1.pri, whole genome shotgun sequence:
- the rerg gene encoding ras-related and estrogen-regulated growth inhibitor — MAKSPEVKLAVFGRAGVGKSALVVRFLTKRFIWEYDPTLESTYRHQANIDDEVVSMEILDTAGQEDMLQKEGHMRWGDGFIIVYDITDRGSFEDVAPLRGLLEEVKKPKNVPLVLVGNKADLEHARQVGTEEGERLAAEMACAFYECSACADEGGCVAEAFYELCREVRRRRAVQGKARRRSSTTHVKQAINKMLTKISS; from the exons CACTTGTGGTGAGGTTCCTGACGAAACGCTTCATCTGGGAGTACGATCCTACACTTG AGTCAACCTACCGCCACCAGGCAAATATCGACGATGAGGTTGTCTCCATGGAGATTCTGGACACGGCAGGACAG GAGGACATGTTGCAGAAAGAGGGCCACATGCGTTGGGGTGACGGCTTCATCATCGTCTACGACATCACCGACCGCGGCAGCTTTGAAGACGTGGCGCCGCTGCGGGGCCTCctggaggaggtgaagaagcCCAAGAACGTTCCACTGGTGCTGGTGGGCAACAAGGCCGACCTGGAGCACGCGCGACAGGTGGGCACCGAGGAAGGGGAGCGCCTGGCTGCTGAGATGGCGTGCGCCTTCTACGAGTGCTCGGCGTGCGCCGACGAGGGTGGCTGCGTGGCCGAGGCCTTCTACGAGCTGTGCCGCGAGGTGCGGAGGCGGCGTGCCGTCCAGGGCAAGGCCCGCCGTCGCAGCTCCACCACGCATGTCAAGCAGGCCATCAACAAGATGCTCACCAAGATCAGCAGCTAG